One window of Marmota flaviventris isolate mMarFla1 chromosome 5, mMarFla1.hap1, whole genome shotgun sequence genomic DNA carries:
- the Pcdha13 gene encoding protocadherin alpha-13, whose protein sequence is MLFSLQRDPGARHLLFSLLLLTDWEAGSGQLHYSVPEEAKHGTFVGRIAQDLGLEITELVLRLFRVASKDRGDLLEVNLQNGILFVNSRIDREELCGRSAECSIHLEVIVDRPLQVFHVEVEVKDINDNPPVFPENNKSIMIAESRPPETRFPLDGASDADIGANAVLTYRLDPNDYFTLDYQNNREQTSSLSLVLRKTLDREAIQEHSLLLTASDGGKPELTGTVQLLIIILDVNDNAPEFDQFVYKVKVLENALNGTLLIKLNATDPDDGTNGDIVYSFRRPVSPSVVYAFNINSNDGEVRTKGKLDFEEKKLYEISVEAVDKGNIPMTGHCTLLVEVLDINDNAPEVTITTLSLPIREDTQPSAVIALISVSDRDSGANGQVTCFLTPHVPFKLVPTFKNYYSLVLDSVLDRETISDYKLVVTARDRGSPSLSATASVSVEVADVNDNAPAFTQTEYTVFVKENNPPGFHIFTVSARDVDARENALVSYSLVERRVGERALSSYVSVHAESGKVYALQPLDHEELELLQFQVTARDAGVPSLSSNVTLQVFVLDENDNAPTLLPPRAGGSMSELVPLSVDVGQVVAKVRAVDADSGYNAWLSYELQTLAGSVRSPFRVGLYTGEISITRALDEVDAPRQRLLVLVKDHGEPALTATATVLVSLVESGQVSKVSSRSSTSASGPEAALVDVNVYLIIAICAVSSLLVLTLVLYMAFRCSAVPTEGACGRGKPTLVCSSAVGSWSYSQQRRQRVCSGEVPPKTDLMAFSPGLAPVLGSAEETCQREGQAEFLKAVSSYFEE, encoded by the coding sequence ATGCTATTTTCCTTGCAAAGAGACCCGGGAGCCCGGCACCTTCTATTCTCGCTTCTGCTCCTCACAGACTGGGAGGCCGGGAGCGGTCAGCTCCACTACTCTGTCCCGGAGGAGGCAAAACACGGCACCTTTGTGGGCCGCATCGCGCAGGACCTGGGGCTGGAGATAACAGAATTGGTGCTACGCCTGTTCCGGGTGGCGTCCAAGGACCGCGGGGACCTTCTGGAGGTAAATCTGCAGAATGGCATTTTGTTTGTGAATTCTCGGATCGACCGGGAGGAGCTGTGCGGGCGGAGCGCAGAGTGTAGCATCCATCTGGAGGTGATCGTGGACAGGCCACTTCAGGTTTTTCATGTGGAGGTGGAAGTTAAAGATATTAATGACAACCCGCCGGTATTCCCTGAAAATAACAAAAGCATAATGATTGCAGAATCTAGACCTCCAGAAACCAGATTTCCACTAGATGGCGCTTCGGATGCAGATATTGGCGCAAACGCTGTCTTGACCTACCGACTGGATCCCAACGATTATTTCACTTTGGATTACCAAAACAATCGTGAACAAACGTCTTCGTTATCACTTGTGTTAAGGAAAACATTAGACAGGGAGGCAATTCAGGAACATAGTTTATTACTGACAGCCAGTGATGGAGGTAAACCAGAGCTGACAGGCACAGTTCAGCTGTTGATCATAATTCTGGATGTGAATGACAATGCTCCAGAATTTGATCAATTCGTTTATAAAGTTAAAGTGTTAGAGAATGCACTTAATGGAACACTCCTGATTAAACTAAATGCCACAGATCCTGATGATGGTACTAATGGAGATATAGTTTACTCTTTTAGAAGGCCTGTGTCTCCCTCAGTGGTGTATGCATTTAACATAAATTCCAACGATGGAGAAGTTAGGACAAAAGGTAAACTggattttgaagaaaagaaattatatgaaatatccgTGGAGGCAGTTGACAAAGGGAATATTCCAATGACGGGTCATTGTACCCTTTTGGTGGAAGTACTAGATATAAACGATAATGCCCCTGAAGTAACCATCACTACTCTGTCACTTCCCATCAGAGAAGATACACAACCTAGTGCAGTCATCGCCCTGATCAGCGTTTCCGACCGTGACTCTGGTGCCAACGGACAGGTCACCTGCTTTCTGACGCCCCATGTCCCCTTTAAGCTGGTGCCCACCTTCAAGAATTATTATTCGCTGGTGCTGGACAGCGTTCTGGATCGTGAGACTATATCTGACTATAAGCTGGTGGTGACAGCACGTGACAGGGGCTCGCCTTCGTTGTCGGCCACAGCCAGCGTGTCCGTGGAGGTGGCCGACGTGAACGACAATGCACCAGCGTTCACGCAGACCGAGTACACCGTGTTCGTGAAGGAGAACAACCCACCCGGATTCCACATCTTCACAGTGTCCGCGCGGGACGTGGACGCGCGGGAGAACGCGCTAGTGTCCTACTCTCTGGTTGAGCGTCGGGTGGGCGAGCGTGCGCTGTCGAGCTACGTGTCAGTGCACGCAGAGAGCGGCAAGGTGTATGCGCTGCAGCCCTTGGACCATGAGGAGTTGGAGCTGCTGCAATTCCAGGTGACCGCGCGCGACGCTGGCGTGCCGTCCCTGAGCAGCAACGTGACGCTACAGGTGTTTGTATTGGACGAGAATGACAACGCGCCCACGCTGCTGCCTCCTCGGGCAGGTGGCTCTATGAGCGAGCTGGTGCCACTGTCAGTGGATGTGGGCCAAGTGGTGGCGAAGGTGCGCGCTGTTGATGCGGATTCGGGGTACAATGCGTGGTTATCTTATGAGCTGCAGACGCTGGCGGGCAGTGTGCGCAGCCCGTTCCGTGTAGGGCTGTATACTGGTGAGATCAGTATCACGCGCGCCCTGGATGAGGTGGACGCGCCACGCCAGCGACTGCTGGTGCTAGTGAAGGACCATGGCGAACCAGCACTGACCGCCACTGCCACAGTGCTGGTGTCACTGGTGGAGAGTGGTCAGGTGTCAAAGGTCTCTTCGCGGTCGTCCACCAGTGCCTCTGGCCCAGAGGCGGCGCTGGTGGATGTCAACGTGTACCTGATCATAGCCATCTGCGCGGTGTCCAGCCTGTTGGTGCTCACGCTGGTGCTGTACATGGCATTTCGCTGCTCCGCGGTGCCCACGGAGGGCGCGTGCGGCCGTGGGAAGCCCACGCTGGTGTGCTCTAGCGCGGTGGGAAGCTGGTCTTACTCGCAACAGAGGCGACAGAGGGTGTGTTCTGGAGAGGTCCCACCCAAGACCGACTTAATGGCCTTTAGCCCGGGTCTTGCTCCAGTTTTGGGTTCTGCAGAGGAAACATGCCAGAGAGAAGGGCAGGCAGAGTTCTTGAAAGCGGTAAGTTCCTATTTTGaagaatag